From the Nostoc sp. PCC 7107 genome, the window GTGTTCCTAACAAGAACAAAATCACCAAAAATAATGCACCAACAAAAGCAACTCGACGGGTTTGAGTACTTTCTTCCCAAAACTGAGTTAATTTATGGCGGAGATTTTGCAATTTTATCTCAGTGACAATCTCATTCCAGAATTGTCCTAATGTGTGCATCTCTTTTGGGGAATGAGTAGTGAGATTTTCAGTTGCTTCTACATAGAAAATAGAGTCTCCGGGAATGACTTTTGCATCTGGTTTCCATTGATAGAAACCTTTGGGTAGAGGTTTTCCACCCCTAGCGTGGACAAGTACGCGGCGATGATTAGTATTAATTTCGGAAAGACAACAATGACTCCAACGATGGGAACCATTGATGTGTACTCCGAAAACTTGCAGTAAACGGTTATCTAAATTAAAAAATCCTCTGGTTTCACAGCCTAATGCGGCTAAAGCAAAACTATTAGCTGGTAACTGCGTCGCTTCAAAGGCAATAAAATTCCCCAAACTTTGTTGTAGTAACTCATTCAGGTTATCTTGGGCGGAACGGATAACTAAACGAACTTGAGGATTAAGCGATCGCGCCGCAAATGCTGCGGCTATATTCACGCACTCATCACTTGTTACAATCAAAATAGCCCGACACTGTTTAATTCCGGCTTGTTCTAATATTTTTGGTTGGCGACAATCACCAGTGACTAATTTATCTATACAATCTGGTAATTCAGGAATTTCCCAAGTTTGAGTTTTGATCTCTTCAATAGCATTGACTTTAACGCCAAATTCCTTTAGCAAAGATACGCAATATTGCCCTAAACTGCCCAGTCCACAAACCAAGAAAAAGTTCGTATCTATTGTTGTATTTTGTCCCATTATCCCAAACCAAATAGTTGAGAAATTACAGGTAATAATTTATTTCAATCTGTTATCAATTTGATGCTTAAAAAGTATTAGATACTTTGTTTGATCCCCCCTATCCCCCCTTTTAAATTGGGAAATAATTCTTAAAGTTCCCCTTTTGAAGGGGGATTTAGGGGGATCTATAAATCTTGTATACAATACCAACAACTTTTCAGACATCCTTTTAATAATTATTCCAACCCAAATAGCTTATTTTCAAATAAGGACTGGAAATGAAAAAAATATCTTTCTCATTTCCCATCCTCAAGTAACTATCGCCAATCTTCCCAGTTTTGATTAAATATTGAAGTGTCAGGGAAGGCGGTAGGATTACCATTTTGCTCTAACAAGCGTTTCAATGCTTGCAGTTGTGGTTCTGGTTTGGGTAAATCATCCACTATTTGGTATGGTGCAATATTATTTTTTAAGGCGAAAGCTACTACAGTTCCCGCCGCAGCACCAGAAGACCATTCAAAGGAATGTACCCGATAAGCAGCCGCAGCAATATGACTAGTAGCGATACTCTTACCACCAACGATTAAATTATCAATTTTTTGGGGAATCATTGCCCGTAGTGCAATTTGAAAAGGATAAGCTTGTCCCGCGCCGCGTCTTTCTCCAGGGCGTTCTTTGTTATCTGGGGTTTCTGGTGGACTTTGCACCATACAGGGGTGAAAGTCGATGGCGTAGTGACCGATACCTACTGCATCTGGGTAAATTGTCGAACGGCTGCGGCGTAATGCTTTATCTGGTGAGACTTGCCCAGTAATTACTGATGCGGCTTCTAAGCCTGCCAGTGTCGCTTTTAACTGCCGATAAGTATCCGCCGTTAAAGTTTTGCGGTAGTACTCATCGTTGTAGTTGCGGCGAGAAATATCAACTTCCCAAATAGTAAAGCCTTGAGGCTGTCCCCAACTGGGGCGACCAATTATCCGCCTACCTTCTCGCATATAGGGATATTTTGATAAGCCGTGTACTGTTCCCATTGGCGATTTTAACCCGGTAAGTAATCGATTTCGCGTTTGCGGTTCTTTCACACCCTTACCTAACTGAGAATCTGTGGTTCCAGCTACTAACCAGTAATAATATGCCAGGGCGTTTTCTTCACCTTTGCGGAGGGTTTCTGTTCTGAGTCCGCCCATCCAACCACCTGGTTTTAACTGTCCAGCCGCTTGCAGTTGTTGGCGAGTGTAAACTAAGTTATCTTTGGCGGTGCCTGGACGGTAATCGTTACCCCAAGTCCAGTTTTGCATGGAGATATCCCCTGGGGTGGGGGCGGTGAATCTCACGCCGTTGAATTGTGTGGGTTGCCCTGGGGTGGGGTTCCAGATGCGGCGGTAGGTAAAAACTAAACCAAAGTTGGCTAATCTTTTTAATTCATAGCTGAAATATGGTGAATACTGTAAATAGAATGGGGGCATTGTTTGGGGTTGTGGTTCCCTGGTAGCCTCCATTGCAAAGGTATAGGTAAAACCTTGAGTACAGTAAGGATCATTACTGGCGCTAGAAGAAGAGGGTTCAAGGAAAGAACGCCCATCAATACCCAGACGATAGGGAACATCTGCTAGGGCAATAATTTCGCCAGTTTCGCTTGCGTCAACAACATACCACTGAGGAGATTTGCTGGTGGTTGATTTTTTGCTAACTTTGGGAACAAAGCGAATAATCTTTTTGCTCAAGCGAGATGAGTTTTGGTATTGGTAAGCATCTTTAATTGTTTGCGCTAGGGTAAAGGTGTTGAGGGGTGTTGCGCCTTTAGCTGCTTGATGTTGAATAGCGATCGCACTATCAATGATTTTCCCACTAGAATTAATATTTACTTGCTTAATTACGGTATTAGGAAACCATTGCAACTTCCCTTTGCCCTTTTTTTCGGCATCTTTGAGCATCTGCTCCATAATTATGTGGGCATCGCGGGGTAAAAAACAAGAGTCACTTACCCAGCACTCACCAGGGTTAAGTTTGCCGTAATGGCGTTGAATTCGGTTGCGTAATTCAGTATACCCGCGAGAATAGAATTGGCGATCGCGTTGGGTTGGTCTTTCATCTAACGCAGATGTCCCCTGAGAAGAAATTTGTCCCCCCAACCAATCGGTAATTTCTGTTAAACACACTGTTCGTCCTGCTAGTAACCCCTCGTAAGCTGTGGCTACCCCAGAAAGTCCACCACCGACTACTAACATCTCACAATTTACTGTTTGATCTGGGGTTCTCGGTGGTGCAGCAACAATAGTAGAGTTAGGTAAAAAAGATGTTGAGATTAAGCTAAGACTGAAGAGTGTTGCTTGAAAACCAGCTACTATGCGTCTGCGCTTCATGATTTGAGAACTCTTTCAACTCCTGTGCCAACTTGTAGACGGTACCATTTCCGAAATGTTCACCACAAGTCACTGTAGATAGTTGTGCAGAGGGTGGACAAAAATTTGTTCGCCCTACAGCATCAACAACCGATAACGAAATTCTGTTATAGATTGGAAAAAGGCACAAACTCATCGAGATGGTTGTGATGTACAGCAAGAATCAATTTGTTTTAGCATTAGTCTTGAAAAGCGCGATCGCATTTTCACCCTTGCTGCTGTCTGCTGGTTTGGCTAGTGGACAAAGTATACCACCCATCGTCAAAGCACAAACTGTAGCCCAAGTACTCTCTACTCCAGAACGGGAAGAACTAAACCAGCTGCGAAAGCAAGTTCCATCTAATGGGAATCAGACAACTATCTTACTTAACGTCTGGTTAGTTATACTCAGTCTATTTCCTGTCGCGGTGATTGCTTTATTTTGGCTGTTACGTCGAGTCGCCATTCGAGAAATTGTTGATAGAGCAATGGGACAACTACAAGGCATAGAAAAGTTACAAAATCAGATAACTATTGTTAAGCAAGAAGCCGAAAATTTGATTCAAGAAGTCAAAAAAATCAATCGAGAATTAGAAAATGAATCGGCAACTTTACAACAAAATATAAAACAAGAACAAGATAATTTATCTACTTTCTCTGCTGAATTAATACAATCAAAAAATAGTATTTTATCTAGTTTAGAAATAGAAATTAATCACCTGCAAAAGCATATAGAAAATATAGAGGCTGAATTTAGTAGTCAATTACAACAACTTCAATTAACGGCTGTACAAAAACGCGATACAAGTTTAGAAAATATCGGGAACTTAGAATCTGATTTTGCTTCGCACATTTCCGAAATCAAATTAGGCACTGAAAAGCATAAACATTTAACTTGGGACTATTTAGAAAAGTCTAAAAATGATTTTATAGCGCAAATCACCAACTTACAATCTGATTTGCAACAGCAAAAAGATGTCTTAATTGAGGGTTTATTAAAAACTCAAGCAGACTTTATCTCAGAGTTGGCGGGAATTAGAGTAGATGCGGAACAACAAAGAGATAAAACTAAAAACAATATTTCCGAATTAGAACAAAGCTTTAATTTACATATATCGGGATTAAGCTCTGATAGTCAGCAAAGCAAAGATAATTTACTAGAAGAATTAGGTAAAATTCAAACAGAATTTATCTCGGAGTTGGCGGGAATTAGAGTCAATGCAGAACAACAAAAAGATAGAACACTGCAAAATATCACCGAATTAGTCAATGGTATGACATCTCAACTATCTGGTTTACCATCGGAGTATGAGCAACAAAAACAGGTTTTATTAGAAGATTTAGCAAAATTACAAGTAGCAGTACAATTAGATATCCAAAACCAGAAAGATTTAATCATCGAAAATTTGGAAAAATCAGAGTTAGAGTTCGCTACACAATTTTCAGAGTTGCAGATAAATGCTCAAAAACAAAAGTTATTCATCCTTGAAAAACTCGAAAAATTAGAAACGGAATTTGTAGCGCAACTTTCAGAGCTACAATTAGATGCTCAACAACGCAAAGAGTTAATTCTGCAAGAAATTACCGAATCAAAAGAACAACAAACTCCAGAACCGCAGGTATCCGTAGAGGCTAATTTACAACAGGGTGATGATTTATTTGCCCAAAGGCAATATGAAGATGCGATCGCCTGCTACAATCAAGCAGTTAAAATCCAGCCGGAGAATGCAACTGCTTGGTTGAAACGTGGTTTAACTTTTGCTAGATTAAAGCGTTATCAAGATGCGATCGCCTCTTATGATCAGTCTATCAAGCTGCAACCAGATTACCATCAAGCGTGGTGCGATCGCGGCGTAGCTTTCGGTAATCTCCGCCAGCATAAGCAAGCCTTTGCTTGTTTTAATAAAGCGACGAAAATCAAACCCGATGATGCAACGGCTTGGTTAAATCGTGCCTTGTCTCTCATAGAATTGGATGAATATGAAGAAGCATTAGCTTCATTTGAGCAAGCTTTAACATTCCAACCAGAATCTCCGAAACTGTGGGATAAACGCGGTTATACCCTGGTAAGATTAGGGCTAGACGATGATGCGATCGCGGCATTTAATCAAGCCATAGCCATTAAACCAGATTATGCGATCGCTTATTACAACAAAGCAGCTTGTTATGCACTGCAAAAACAAGCTGAATTAGCAATTGAATGTCTGCAACAAGCAATTGAAATTAATCCTAGATATAAAGAAGATGCAGCAGAGGATATTGATTTTGATGAAATTGCCAATAATGAAAGATTTCAGCAGTTAATCACTAGCTAGTTAGACTAAATTTGTTGCCTCAACCAATTACGAAAACTTCCATGATAAAGACTATAATATATTTCTGTGGCTATTGATTCCAAACAGAGAAACTCACGCCACTTATCTAAAATTACCTTGATTTCATATTCATCTGTATCTAATCTTGCGGCTATCATTGCTGTTGAGATTGATTCTTCTTGAACTAAGATATTTAACACCTGTAAAGCTATTGTTTGTTGGTTACTAGCTGCTAAATTCATCTTTTCTAAATGATTTTGATAATAGAGTTGTAAGTTCGGGGGGTAAATATCTTCCTTAGTTGCTGCTAAGATTTCGCTAACATACATAAAATTTGTTTCATCATGATCAAAACCTTGTTTTATCATGTTGAGCCAAACATCGCTGAGATGATGATTAGAATAGCTTGATTCATTTAAATAAGTTTTAATATATTCTTGGATATCAGCACGATTTTGTTCTAAGTAGACTGATAAATCTAAAGATTGGGAAGGGGTTTCAATCAATAAACCTGATTTATCTGTCAAAAAAGGACGACGAGTGAGGATAAAATAAACTTTTTCTGGGAGATAGCGGGGTAAATAGAAAATATTTGAGCCGCTTGGTTGATTGTTGATATCAATTCTATCGCAGCCATCGATTGTAATAATTAAGCGTTGTGGATAATGCAACTTGTCGCTGATTTGTTGCAGCAACAACGATAAAAAACTACTATCTTCTCTGGTATACTCAATCAAGTCCGCAGATATATTTTTTATCCCTTGATTTTGAGAAATTTCTATTAATTGAGTGCAAACCTTAGTCAGGAATTCTTCAACGCGACTTTTACCCAAAACCTCGACATTGTAATAAACAATTCCGGGATTTTGGCTGACATAATGAGCAATAATCGCACTCTTACCAATACCCGGCTCACCAATAATAGTAAAATAGCCCCGGTCATATTGATTAAGAAAGTTGTTGATAGCAGCAAAGACAAATTCACGCCCGACAAAGTTGTAATTTTTAGCGTTAATAATTTGCTGAAATTCTAGGGAATATCGAGGAATATTATTTGTATTTTGGGTGATGTTATTCACGTTTTAATCACCTTCTAACACCAGAAAATGAACACGCCCGGATTGTTCTCCTGCAACAATTATCAAGCCATCTGGAGAAACAGCACAACATACAATAGATGTATCACCAATAAAAGTAGAAATTTCCTTTCCTGTCTCTAAATCCCACAATTTTATCGTCTTATCATCGGAACTAGAAACGGCTTTTTTGCCATCGGTAATGATAGCTACTGACCTGACCCAGTTTTGATGACCAGTCAAAGTAGAAATTTCCTTTCCTGTCTCTAAATCCCACAATTTTATCGTCTTATCATCAGAACCAGAAAGAGCTTTTTTGCCATCTGGTGTAATTGCTACTGTTTTGACTCGATAAGTATGACCAGTGAGGGTAAAAATTTCCTGACTTGTTTCTAAATTCCATAGTTTTAGCGTGTTATCCCAAGAACCAGAGATAGCTTTTTTACCGTCAGGAGTAATAGCTAAAGACCAGATTGCACCTCTATGACCTCTGAGGGTAGAGATTTCTTGACCTGTTTCTAAATCCCACAATTTCAGAGTGTTATCTTCTGAACCAGAAAGGGCTTGTTCACCGTTTGC encodes:
- a CDS encoding FAD-dependent oxidoreductase, with product MKRRRIVAGFQATLFSLSLISTSFLPNSTIVAAPPRTPDQTVNCEMLVVGGGLSGVATAYEGLLAGRTVCLTEITDWLGGQISSQGTSALDERPTQRDRQFYSRGYTELRNRIQRHYGKLNPGECWVSDSCFLPRDAHIIMEQMLKDAEKKGKGKLQWFPNTVIKQVNINSSGKIIDSAIAIQHQAAKGATPLNTFTLAQTIKDAYQYQNSSRLSKKIIRFVPKVSKKSTTSKSPQWYVVDASETGEIIALADVPYRLGIDGRSFLEPSSSSASNDPYCTQGFTYTFAMEATREPQPQTMPPFYLQYSPYFSYELKRLANFGLVFTYRRIWNPTPGQPTQFNGVRFTAPTPGDISMQNWTWGNDYRPGTAKDNLVYTRQQLQAAGQLKPGGWMGGLRTETLRKGEENALAYYYWLVAGTTDSQLGKGVKEPQTRNRLLTGLKSPMGTVHGLSKYPYMREGRRIIGRPSWGQPQGFTIWEVDISRRNYNDEYYRKTLTADTYRQLKATLAGLEAASVITGQVSPDKALRRSRSTIYPDAVGIGHYAIDFHPCMVQSPPETPDNKERPGERRGAGQAYPFQIALRAMIPQKIDNLIVGGKSIATSHIAAAAYRVHSFEWSSGAAAGTVVAFALKNNIAPYQIVDDLPKPEPQLQALKRLLEQNGNPTAFPDTSIFNQNWEDWR
- a CDS encoding tetratricopeptide repeat protein, whose protein sequence is MYSKNQFVLALVLKSAIAFSPLLLSAGLASGQSIPPIVKAQTVAQVLSTPEREELNQLRKQVPSNGNQTTILLNVWLVILSLFPVAVIALFWLLRRVAIREIVDRAMGQLQGIEKLQNQITIVKQEAENLIQEVKKINRELENESATLQQNIKQEQDNLSTFSAELIQSKNSILSSLEIEINHLQKHIENIEAEFSSQLQQLQLTAVQKRDTSLENIGNLESDFASHISEIKLGTEKHKHLTWDYLEKSKNDFIAQITNLQSDLQQQKDVLIEGLLKTQADFISELAGIRVDAEQQRDKTKNNISELEQSFNLHISGLSSDSQQSKDNLLEELGKIQTEFISELAGIRVNAEQQKDRTLQNITELVNGMTSQLSGLPSEYEQQKQVLLEDLAKLQVAVQLDIQNQKDLIIENLEKSELEFATQFSELQINAQKQKLFILEKLEKLETEFVAQLSELQLDAQQRKELILQEITESKEQQTPEPQVSVEANLQQGDDLFAQRQYEDAIACYNQAVKIQPENATAWLKRGLTFARLKRYQDAIASYDQSIKLQPDYHQAWCDRGVAFGNLRQHKQAFACFNKATKIKPDDATAWLNRALSLIELDEYEEALASFEQALTFQPESPKLWDKRGYTLVRLGLDDDAIAAFNQAIAIKPDYAIAYYNKAACYALQKQAELAIECLQQAIEINPRYKEDAAEDIDFDEIANNERFQQLITS
- a CDS encoding ATP-binding protein; translated protein: MNNITQNTNNIPRYSLEFQQIINAKNYNFVGREFVFAAINNFLNQYDRGYFTIIGEPGIGKSAIIAHYVSQNPGIVYYNVEVLGKSRVEEFLTKVCTQLIEISQNQGIKNISADLIEYTREDSSFLSLLLQQISDKLHYPQRLIITIDGCDRIDINNQPSGSNIFYLPRYLPEKVYFILTRRPFLTDKSGLLIETPSQSLDLSVYLEQNRADIQEYIKTYLNESSYSNHHLSDVWLNMIKQGFDHDETNFMYVSEILAATKEDIYPPNLQLYYQNHLEKMNLAASNQQTIALQVLNILVQEESISTAMIAARLDTDEYEIKVILDKWREFLCLESIATEIYYSLYHGSFRNWLRQQI